The Amycolatopsis viridis genome window below encodes:
- a CDS encoding ABC transporter ATP-binding protein codes for MAEIVLDKVSKRYPDGALAVSEVDLQIADGEFIILVGPSGCGKSTTLNMVAGLEDISSGELRIDGERMNERAPKDRDIAMVFQSYALYPHMSVRENMAFPLRLAKVDDATVKAKVEEAAEILDLTQHLDRKPSNLSGGQRQRVAMGRAIVRSPKAFLMDEPLSNLDAKLRGQMRTSVSKLQRQLGTTTLYVTHDQTEAMTLGDRVVVLRAGYVQQIGSPQFLYDHPKNLFVAGFIGSPSMNFVPATLEDGSLKSALGTVQLPDRLRRLAEEANAPRELIAGIRPEHFEDAGLLDEAAVGRGCVFSAHVDVLESMGSEKYAYFTVEGGEVATTSELAELAADAGADDVPGAGASITARLSPSSAAREGGSLDVWFDVQKVQLFDPASGRNLTYEE; via the coding sequence ATGGCTGAGATCGTGCTGGACAAGGTGAGCAAGCGGTACCCGGACGGCGCGCTCGCTGTGTCCGAAGTGGACCTGCAGATCGCCGACGGTGAGTTCATCATCCTGGTCGGCCCGTCCGGTTGCGGGAAGTCGACCACGCTGAACATGGTGGCCGGGCTGGAGGACATCTCCTCCGGTGAGCTGCGCATCGACGGTGAGCGGATGAACGAGCGGGCGCCGAAGGACCGGGACATCGCGATGGTGTTCCAGTCCTACGCGCTGTACCCGCACATGAGCGTGCGGGAGAACATGGCTTTCCCGCTGCGGCTGGCCAAGGTCGACGACGCGACCGTCAAGGCGAAGGTCGAGGAGGCGGCGGAGATCCTGGATCTGACCCAGCACCTGGACCGCAAACCGTCCAACCTCTCCGGCGGGCAGCGGCAGCGGGTGGCGATGGGCCGGGCGATCGTGCGCAGCCCCAAGGCGTTCCTGATGGACGAGCCGCTGTCCAACCTGGACGCGAAGCTGCGTGGCCAGATGCGCACGTCGGTGTCGAAGTTGCAGCGCCAGCTCGGCACCACCACGTTGTACGTCACGCACGACCAGACCGAGGCGATGACGCTGGGCGACCGGGTGGTCGTGCTGCGGGCCGGGTACGTGCAGCAGATCGGCTCGCCGCAGTTCCTCTACGACCACCCGAAGAACCTTTTCGTGGCCGGGTTCATCGGGTCGCCGTCGATGAACTTCGTCCCGGCGACGCTCGAGGACGGCAGTCTGAAGAGCGCACTGGGCACGGTCCAGTTGCCGGACCGGCTGCGCCGGCTGGCGGAGGAGGCGAACGCGCCGCGTGAGCTGATCGCCGGTATCCGGCCGGAGCACTTCGAGGACGCCGGCCTGCTCGACGAGGCGGCCGTGGGCCGGGGCTGTGTGTTCAGCGCGCACGTGGACGTGCTGGAGTCGATGGGCTCGGAGAAGTACGCCTACTTCACCGTCGAGGGCGGCGAGGTGGCCACCACGTCGGAGCTGGCCGAGCTGGCGGCGGACGCCGGGGCGGACGACGTGCCCGGCGCCGGTGCCTCCATCACGGCCCGGTTGTCGCCGTCGTCGGCGGCGCGGGAGGGCGGGTCGCTCGACGTCTGGTTCGACGTGCAGAAGGTCCAGCTGTTCGACCCGGCTTCGGGACGGAACCTCACGTACGAGGAGTGA
- a CDS encoding carbohydrate ABC transporter permease translates to MVMGGAVTTARKTRWTLIDIVVVVYALVPVLWILSLSLKTKDTIDDGKFIPRSWTLQNYGDIFQTLDFVRALINSIGIALIATLIAVVLGTMAAYAIARLDFPGKQLLVGVSLLIAMFPQVSLVSPLFNIERTLGLFDTWPGLILPYITFALPLAIYTLSAFFREIPWELEKAAKMDGATPGQAFRRVIAPLAAPGVFTTAILVFIFCWNDFLFAISLTSTNASRTVPAALSFFTGASQFEDPTGTICAAAVVITVPIILFVLFFQRRIVAGLTSGAVKG, encoded by the coding sequence ATGGTGATGGGTGGAGCGGTCACCACCGCCCGCAAGACCCGGTGGACGCTGATCGACATCGTCGTGGTGGTCTACGCGCTGGTCCCGGTGCTGTGGATCCTGTCGTTGTCGCTGAAGACCAAGGACACGATCGACGACGGGAAGTTCATCCCGCGCTCGTGGACGCTGCAGAACTACGGGGACATCTTCCAGACCCTGGACTTCGTGCGGGCGCTGATCAACTCGATCGGCATCGCGCTCATCGCGACGCTGATCGCGGTGGTCCTGGGGACGATGGCGGCGTACGCGATCGCGCGGCTGGACTTCCCCGGCAAGCAGCTGCTGGTCGGCGTCTCGCTGCTGATCGCGATGTTCCCGCAGGTGTCGCTGGTGAGCCCGCTGTTCAACATCGAGCGCACGCTCGGGCTGTTCGACACCTGGCCGGGGCTGATCCTGCCCTACATCACCTTCGCCCTGCCACTGGCGATCTACACGCTGTCGGCGTTCTTCCGCGAGATCCCCTGGGAGCTGGAGAAGGCCGCCAAGATGGACGGCGCCACGCCGGGGCAGGCGTTCCGGCGGGTGATCGCGCCGCTGGCCGCGCCGGGGGTGTTCACCACGGCCATCCTGGTGTTCATCTTCTGCTGGAACGACTTCCTGTTCGCCATCTCGCTGACCTCGACCAACGCGTCGCGGACGGTGCCGGCGGCGTTGTCGTTCTTCACCGGGGCCTCCCAGTTCGAGGACCCGACCGGGACGATCTGCGCCGCGGCCGTGGTGATCACCGTCCCGATCATCCTGTTCGTGTTGTTCTTCCAGCGCCGCATCGTCGCGGGGCTGACCTCCGGTGCGGTGAAGGGGTAG
- a CDS encoding carbohydrate ABC transporter permease: MSTVEDVSATPRQTTARSGKPALSEGKRAERRLGWLLCAPAAIVMVAVTAYPIVYSVWLSLQRYDLRFPQDTEFVGLANYAAVLSDSYWWTAFATTMVITVISVAVELVLGMLLALIMHRTLVGRGLVRTVSLIPYGIVTVVAAFSWYYAWTPDTGYLANTLAGNSAPLTQYIPSLAIIILAEVWKTTPFMALLLMAGLALVPDDLLKAAAMDGANAWQRFIKVMVPVMKPAILVALLFRTLDAFRIFDNIYVLTSGQNNTSSVSMQTYNNLIKGLNLGIGSTMSVLIFITVAIIAFIFIKLFGTAAPGSDQGGKR, encoded by the coding sequence GTGAGCACGGTCGAGGACGTTTCGGCGACACCGCGGCAGACCACGGCAAGATCCGGCAAACCGGCGCTGAGCGAAGGGAAGCGGGCGGAGCGGCGGCTGGGGTGGCTGCTCTGCGCACCCGCGGCGATCGTGATGGTCGCGGTCACCGCCTATCCGATCGTCTACTCGGTCTGGTTGTCGTTGCAGCGGTACGACCTGCGGTTCCCGCAGGACACCGAGTTCGTGGGGCTCGCGAACTACGCGGCCGTGCTGTCCGACTCCTACTGGTGGACCGCGTTCGCCACCACGATGGTCATCACAGTGATCTCGGTGGCCGTCGAGCTGGTGCTCGGCATGCTGCTGGCGCTGATCATGCACCGCACGCTCGTCGGGCGCGGCCTGGTGCGCACCGTCTCGCTGATCCCGTACGGCATCGTGACCGTGGTCGCGGCGTTCTCGTGGTACTACGCGTGGACGCCGGACACCGGCTACCTGGCGAACACCCTCGCCGGGAACTCGGCTCCGCTGACGCAGTACATCCCGTCGCTGGCGATCATCATCCTCGCCGAGGTGTGGAAGACGACGCCGTTCATGGCGCTGCTGCTGATGGCCGGTCTCGCGCTGGTGCCGGACGACCTGCTCAAGGCGGCGGCGATGGACGGCGCGAACGCGTGGCAGCGGTTCATCAAGGTGATGGTTCCGGTGATGAAGCCGGCGATCCTGGTGGCGCTGCTGTTCCGGACGCTGGACGCGTTCCGCATCTTCGACAACATCTACGTGCTCACCAGCGGGCAGAACAACACGTCGTCGGTGTCCATGCAGACCTACAACAACCTGATCAAGGGTCTGAACCTGGGGATCGGGTCCACGATGTCGGTGCTGATCTTCATCACGGTCGCGATCATCGCGTTCATCTTCATCAAGCTGTTCGGCACTGCGGCGCCGGGCAGTGACCAGGGAGGGAAGCGCTGA
- a CDS encoding ABC transporter substrate-binding protein → MGNGTGRGRPPGRMAAVVGAGMLTAGLVTACGSDQGITLNLYYAPEDTFQKVVDNCNAQAAGRYRIVYNKLQRGADDQRLQMARRLAAGDKGLDILGLDVTWVPEFAEAGWAEEWTGANKAQAEAGVLPGPLATATWNDKLYAATKNTNVQLLWYDDRITPQAPATWDQMVGESEQLKAAGKPHNILFTGAQYEGLVVIYNTLVASAGGHILSEDGKSVVMDQGAVQALEILKRVTSSGITDPSLTNQKEDDVRQAFQRGNGAFELNWPFVYASYADEQPKDLAHFKWSTYPSVQPGVPAKTTIGGYDLAVSTTSQHKPEAFEAALCLRNRDNQKFSAVKDGVPPSLESLYTDNTPLDPAKPVDADNNPSMATAYPMRDTILAALKDAAVRPLTPAYQSLSTVISKVLSPPSKIDPQKTADELRSKLTDALNSKGVIP, encoded by the coding sequence GGTGGTCGGCGCGGGCATGCTGACCGCTGGTCTCGTCACCGCTTGCGGATCCGATCAGGGGATCACGCTCAACCTGTACTACGCGCCGGAGGACACGTTCCAGAAGGTCGTGGACAACTGCAACGCGCAGGCGGCCGGGCGTTACAGGATCGTCTACAACAAGCTCCAGCGCGGTGCCGACGACCAGCGGCTGCAAATGGCGCGCCGGCTCGCCGCCGGTGACAAGGGCCTGGACATCCTGGGCCTGGACGTCACCTGGGTGCCGGAGTTCGCCGAGGCCGGCTGGGCCGAGGAGTGGACGGGCGCGAACAAGGCGCAGGCCGAGGCGGGCGTGCTGCCCGGCCCGCTGGCCACGGCGACCTGGAACGACAAGCTCTACGCGGCCACGAAGAACACCAACGTCCAGCTGCTCTGGTACGACGACCGGATCACGCCGCAGGCACCGGCCACCTGGGACCAGATGGTCGGTGAGTCCGAGCAGCTCAAGGCCGCGGGCAAGCCGCACAACATCCTGTTCACCGGCGCCCAGTACGAGGGCCTGGTGGTCATCTACAACACCCTGGTCGCCTCCGCGGGCGGGCACATCCTGTCCGAGGACGGCAAGTCGGTCGTCATGGACCAGGGTGCGGTGCAGGCGCTGGAGATCCTCAAACGGGTCACCTCCAGCGGCATCACCGACCCGTCCCTGACGAACCAGAAGGAGGACGACGTCCGGCAGGCGTTCCAGCGCGGCAACGGCGCGTTCGAGCTGAACTGGCCGTTCGTCTACGCGTCCTACGCCGACGAGCAGCCGAAGGACCTGGCGCACTTCAAGTGGTCCACCTACCCGTCCGTCCAGCCCGGCGTCCCGGCGAAGACCACGATCGGTGGCTACGACCTGGCGGTCAGCACCACCTCGCAGCACAAGCCGGAAGCGTTCGAGGCGGCGCTGTGCCTGCGCAACCGGGACAACCAGAAGTTCTCCGCGGTCAAGGACGGCGTCCCGCCGAGCCTGGAGTCCCTCTACACCGACAACACCCCGCTCGACCCGGCCAAACCGGTCGACGCGGACAACAACCCGAGCATGGCCACCGCGTACCCGATGCGGGACACCATCCTCGCCGCGCTCAAGGACGCCGCGGTGCGCCCGCTGACCCCGGCGTACCAGAGCCTGTCGACGGTCATCTCCAAGGTGCTGTCGCCGCCGTCCAAGATCGACCCGCAGAAGACGGCCGACGAGCTGCGCAGCAAGCTGACCGACGCGCTGAACTCGAAAGGGGTGATTCCGTGA